The following is a genomic window from Streptomyces lincolnensis.
GTCCCAGCGCAGGTGCTTCTCGGCCGCGGGCGCGGCGACCCGGTCGCCCGAGAGGTCGTAGAACCTCTCCATGCCGTCCTTGGGCCCGACGACCTGGGCGTACAGCAGCCGGTCGTCGCGGGTGAAGGCGAAGTCCGCCCGGCCGAGGACCTCCCGGCCGTGCGACACCGGCGACCAGGAGGATCCGCCGCCGGCCAGGTCGACCAGCAGGAACCCGGTCCGGCTCGACTCGTGCGGCGGCATCCACGCCACCTCGCCGGTGTCGGCGTTCGTGGCCCTCACCAGCACATCGGGATTCTTCGCGTACGTCGTCGCGACCAGCCGGCCGCCGTCACCGGAGAACGCCAGCCCGGCGGCCCCCTGCGGCACCGGGATCCACCGCTCGACCTCCCCCGTCGCGAGGTCGAGCAGCCCGATCCGGTGGGCGGGCAGGTTCCGCTCCAGCACGGCAGCGGTCCGCATCCCCGGCGCCACGGCGACGTAGGACCACCGGGTGTCCTTCTCGTACCTGCCGGTCCGCGGGTCGAGGAGCCAGTACGTCCGTACGGTGCTCCCCTGCTCCTTGGTCCGCAGCACGGGCCGGCCCGTGTAGTACGCGGCGAGCACCGACCGCCCGGCCGCGATCATGTCCCTCGGCGGCGACTGGTCCGGGTGGGCCCGGGTGCCGTCCCGGTCGACGATGCCGGCGGGACGTACGTCGTCCTTGCCGGAGTCCAGCAGTGGTACGGCCACCGCGACGGCGACCACGGCGGCGGTGGCCGCGGCGACGCTCGCGAACCTGCGGGCGCGACGGCGGCGGCGGACGGCCAGCACCCGGTCGGCGAAGCCCGCTGAGGCCGGGGCCTGGGCGGCGGCCTGCTCCCGCAGGGTCTCGCTGACGAGTTCCTCGACGTTCATGGACGCACCTCCACGGGCGAGAAGTCACGGGACGGCCGCGGCGAGGCGTCCGCGGCGCGCAGGGCGGCCAGTTCGGGCGCGAGGGAGCGCAGCCGGGCGAGGGAGCGGTGGGTGGTGGACCGCACGGTGCCGACCGAGCAGCCCAGCAGCCGGGCCACCTCGGACTCGGGCAGGTCCTCGAAGTAGCGCAGCACCAGCATCGTGCGCTGGCGGGCGGTGAGCCTGGAGAGCGCCTGGCGCATCACCACGCGCAGCTCGGCCGCGGACGCCGGGTCGGCACCGGCGCCCGCCTCCGGCGGCTCGGCGACGGTGACCTCCCGGCGCGGCCATTTCAGCCGCCAGCGGCCGACCTGCTGGCGGTAGAGGATCCGCCGGACGTAGGCCTCGGGCTCGTCGATCCGCTGCCACTTGCCGACCGCCCTGGCCAGCGCGTTCTGCAACAGGTCCTCGCCGGCGTGCCGGTCTCCCCCGCAGAGCAGCACGGCCGTCTTCAGCAGCGCCGACGATCTGTTCTCCACGAACTCCCGGAAACCGTCCAGCTCCGCGGCGTCCATCGTCACCTTCTCTTTCCCGGCGGCCTCTGTGCCCCGCCCCTGTGCCCCTTGTGACGCGTGCGGCCCCCCGCCGCTATGCCGGCCGGCCCGGGAAAGTTTCCGACGGGCCTGAGGGAAGGCGCGGAAAAGGCCGGGGCCCGTACCGCGCACATGCGGTACGGGCCCCGGCCCACGACGGGATCGATCAGCTCCAGGAGTATCCGTCACCGAACAGCAGCACGTGTTCCAGCACGTCCTCCAACGGATCGTCCACCTGACCGATGTTGACCAGCCCGACCCGCGGGCCGTTGTGCGCGTGACTGTTGGTCTCGTCGGCGTACGCGGTCCCGGCCGGCAGCCAGCACACGGCCGTCAGCGCCAGCGTCCCGCCCAGCCAACGCGCCACGGTCCTCGCCCGCTCGTTCCTCATCGCCCGGCCCCTCGTTCGTCGTTTCGGCGTCTGATCGGACTCTGCGTCCACCCGTTCATCTGCCGAAAGGACCAGAAGGTCACGCCGAGCAACCCGTACGTGATCCTTTGGGCCTCAGTTGTGGCTGTGCAGGATCTCGTTCAGGCCGCCCCACTCGGCGTTGTTCGGGACGGCCTGGACCGTGCCGGTGACCGAGTTGCGGCGGAAGAGGATGCTGTCGGCGCCGGAGAGCTCGCGGGCCTTGACGATCTGGCCGTCGGGCAGGGTGACCTTGGTGCCGGAGGTGAGGTAGAGGCCCGCCTCGACCACGCAGTCGTTGCCGAGGGCGATGCCGACGCCGGCCTCGGCGCCGATCAGGGACCGCTCGCCGATGGAGACGCGCTCCGTGCCGCCGCCGGAGAGGGTGCCCATGGTGGAGGCGCCGCCGCCGATGTCCGAGCCGTCGCCGACGACGACGCCCTGGGAGATACGGCCCTCGACCATGGAGGTGCCCAGCGTGCCGGCGTTGAAGTTGACGAAGCCCTCGTGCATGACGGTGGTGCCGGCCGCGAGGTGGGCGCCGAGGCGGACGCGGTCGGCGTCGGCGATGCGGACGCCGGCCGGGGCGACGTAGTCCGTCATCCGCGGGAACTTGTCGACACCGAAGACGCTGACGTGCAGGCCGCGGGCGCGGGCGGCGAGCCGGACGGTCTCCAGGGTGTCCACGGCGACCGGGCCGAGGGAGGTCCAGGCGACGTTGGCGAGGT
Proteins encoded in this region:
- the dapD gene encoding 2,3,4,5-tetrahydropyridine-2,6-dicarboxylate N-succinyltransferase; this encodes MTDTTAPRTTGAVAAGLATVAADGTVLDTWFPAPELTADPGPAGSERLDAERTRELLGEHGVAALRTDEVRGVEIVAVRTVISSLDDKPLDSHDVWLRLHLLSHRLVKPNGQNLDGIFGHLANVAWTSLGPVAVDTLETVRLAARARGLHVSVFGVDKFPRMTDYVAPAGVRIADADRVRLGAHLAAGTTVMHEGFVNFNAGTLGTSMVEGRISQGVVVGDGSDIGGGASTMGTLSGGGTERVSIGERSLIGAEAGVGIALGNDCVVEAGLYLTSGTKVTLPDGQIVKARELSGADSILFRRNSVTGTVQAVPNNAEWGGLNEILHSHN
- a CDS encoding SigE family RNA polymerase sigma factor; amino-acid sequence: MDAAELDGFREFVENRSSALLKTAVLLCGGDRHAGEDLLQNALARAVGKWQRIDEPEAYVRRILYRQQVGRWRLKWPRREVTVAEPPEAGAGADPASAAELRVVMRQALSRLTARQRTMLVLRYFEDLPESEVARLLGCSVGTVRSTTHRSLARLRSLAPELAALRAADASPRPSRDFSPVEVRP